One window of Neisseria subflava genomic DNA carries:
- the rtcR gene encoding RNA repair transcriptional activator RtcR: protein MNITPKKQVAVSFLGTVLDKGFGQGRWQKWRPNVAMNQRQDFHLDRMELFYAEKYRNLADHVKADIQQVSPHTVVNLVPMELANPWDFSEVYTKLHDWAASYPFDTEEETYLTHITTGTHVAQICLFLLVESRQIPGVLLQTAPPKNQRRSMEDGNVGSYEIIDLDLARYDVLAERLAAVRDDAVRYLKSGISTKNAAFNRMIAEIEQVALNSPSPILLSGPTGAGKSMLARRIFELKKARHLIKGTFVDVNCATLRGDGAASALFGHKKGAFTGAAEKREGYLKTADGGVLFLDEIGELGLDEQAMLLKAIEEKHFYPVGSDSEVKSDFQLIAGTNRDLRHEIRAGRFREDLFARINIWNYPLPALANRREDIEPNVEHQLALASQELGRTTRFNKEALAAYLDFAHSNQAPWRGNFRDLAASIMRLATLAPQGRIQVEQVQAEIERLKWLWSEEPFSDGLLHKRPSEKAQDYPDKVDWDTLDLFDKLQLQHVIDECRKHPNMAAAGRALFNVSRTERAKVNDSDRLRKYLQRFGLEWGDI, encoded by the coding sequence ATGAATATCACCCCTAAAAAACAAGTCGCCGTCAGTTTTCTCGGTACAGTGCTGGATAAAGGTTTCGGTCAGGGCCGTTGGCAGAAGTGGCGGCCGAATGTCGCCATGAATCAGCGTCAGGATTTTCATCTCGACCGCATGGAGCTGTTTTATGCGGAGAAATATCGCAACCTAGCGGATCATGTAAAAGCCGATATTCAACAGGTGTCGCCACACACGGTCGTCAATCTTGTGCCTATGGAGCTGGCAAACCCGTGGGATTTTTCCGAAGTTTATACCAAGCTGCACGATTGGGCTGCGAGCTATCCATTTGATACAGAAGAAGAAACGTATCTCACCCACATCACCACAGGTACACACGTTGCCCAAATCTGCCTGTTTTTATTGGTGGAATCGCGTCAAATCCCCGGCGTACTGTTACAAACCGCTCCGCCCAAAAATCAAAGACGCAGTATGGAGGACGGCAATGTCGGAAGTTATGAAATCATCGATTTAGACTTGGCTCGTTATGACGTACTGGCAGAACGCCTTGCCGCCGTACGCGACGACGCAGTGCGCTACCTGAAAAGCGGCATTTCCACCAAAAACGCCGCCTTCAACCGCATGATTGCCGAAATCGAACAAGTCGCACTCAACTCCCCTTCCCCCATTCTGCTTTCCGGCCCGACAGGCGCAGGCAAATCTATGTTGGCACGCAGGATTTTTGAATTGAAAAAAGCGCGCCATCTGATTAAAGGCACATTTGTCGATGTAAACTGCGCCACCCTTCGCGGCGACGGCGCAGCATCTGCCCTGTTCGGCCACAAAAAAGGCGCCTTTACCGGCGCCGCAGAAAAGCGTGAAGGTTATCTGAAAACTGCCGACGGCGGCGTATTGTTTTTAGACGAAATCGGCGAATTGGGCTTGGACGAGCAAGCCATGCTGCTCAAAGCCATTGAAGAAAAACACTTTTACCCCGTTGGCAGCGACAGCGAAGTCAAAAGCGACTTCCAACTCATCGCCGGCACCAACCGCGACCTACGCCACGAAATCCGCGCCGGACGCTTCCGCGAAGACCTGTTCGCCCGCATTAATATCTGGAATTACCCACTACCTGCACTCGCCAACCGTCGCGAAGACATCGAGCCCAACGTCGAACACCAGCTCGCCCTAGCCTCGCAAGAACTCGGCCGAACCACCCGCTTCAACAAAGAAGCCCTGGCCGCCTACCTCGACTTCGCCCACTCCAACCAAGCACCATGGCGCGGCAACTTCCGCGACCTCGCTGCCAGCATCATGCGCCTGGCCACACTCGCGCCGCAAGGCAGGATACAGGTAGAACAAGTCCAAGCCGAAATCGAACGCCTCAAATGGCTATGGTCGGAAGAACCCTTTTCAGACGGCCTCCTACATAAAAGGCCGTCTGAAAAAGCACAAGACTACCCCGATAAAGTCGATTGGGACACATTGGATTTGTTCGACAAACTACAACTGCAACACGTCATCGACGAATGCCGCAAACACCCCAACATGGCCGCTGCCGGCCGTGCATTGTTCAACGTCTCCAGAACAGAAAGGGCAAAAGTCAATGACAGCGATCGATTGAGAAAGTATTTGCAACGGTTTGGACTGGAATGGGGGGATATTTAA
- the fghA gene encoding S-formylglutathione hydrolase, with protein MKLIEQHQIFGGSQQVWVHHAQTLQCEMKFAVYLPNNPENRPLGVIYWLSGLTCTEQNFITKSGFQRYAAEHQVIVVAPDTSPRGEQVPNDDTYDLGQGAGFYLNATEQPWATNYQMYDYILNELPSLMEENFPTNGKRSIMGHSMGGHGALVLALRNQERYQSVSAFSPILSPSLVPWGEKAFSAYLGKDREKWQQYDANSLIQQGCKVQGMRIDQGLEDEFLPTQLRTEDFIETCRAANQPVDVRFHKGHDHSYYFIASFIGEHIAYHAAFLK; from the coding sequence ATGAAACTGATTGAACAACATCAAATTTTTGGCGGTTCGCAACAAGTTTGGGTGCACCATGCCCAAACGCTTCAATGCGAAATGAAATTTGCCGTCTATTTGCCAAATAATCCGGAGAATCGACCGCTTGGTGTGATTTATTGGCTTTCCGGCTTAACTTGTACTGAACAAAATTTCATTACCAAATCAGGCTTTCAGCGTTATGCGGCAGAGCATCAAGTGATTGTGGTCGCCCCCGATACCAGCCCTCGCGGAGAGCAAGTGCCGAACGATGATACTTACGATTTAGGGCAGGGTGCAGGCTTTTATCTGAATGCGACCGAGCAGCCTTGGGCGACGAATTATCAAATGTATGATTATATTTTGAATGAGTTGCCTAGTCTGATGGAGGAAAATTTTCCTACCAACGGCAAACGTTCGATTATGGGACATTCAATGGGCGGACATGGCGCATTGGTATTGGCGCTGCGAAACCAAGAACGTTATCAAAGTGTTTCTGCCTTTTCGCCTATTTTGTCGCCAAGCCTCGTGCCTTGGGGAGAAAAAGCCTTTTCTGCCTATTTAGGGAAAGATCGCGAAAAATGGCAGCAATATGATGCTAACTCGCTCATCCAACAAGGCTGTAAAGTGCAAGGTATGCGCATTGATCAGGGCTTGGAAGATGAGTTTTTGCCAACACAATTGCGTACCGAAGATTTTATCGAAACCTGTCGTGCGGCAAATCAACCGGTCGATGTGCGCTTCCATAAAGGCCATGATCATAGCTATTACTTCATCGCCAGTTTTATTGGTGAGCATATTGCCTATCATGCGGCATTTTTGAAGTAA
- a CDS encoding S-(hydroxymethyl)glutathione dehydrogenase/class III alcohol dehydrogenase, which translates to METKQTNSTIKSRAAVAFAPNQPLQIVEIDVEMPHKGEVLIRNTHTGVCHTDAFTLSGSDPEGVFPVVLGHEGAGVVVAVGEGVSSVKPGDHVIPLYTAECGECEFCRSGKTNLCVSVRDTQGKGLMPDGTTRFSYQGQPIYHYMGCSTFSEYSVVAEVSLAKINPKANHEQVCLLGCGVTTGIGAVHNTAKVQEGDSVAVFGLGAIGLAVVQGARQAKAGRIIAIDTNPSKFELAKQFGATDCLNPNDYDKPIKDVLLDINKWGIDHTFECIGNVNVMRQALESAHRGWGQSIIIGVAGAGQEISTRPFQLVTGRVWKGTAFGGVKGRSELPKMVEDSMKGDIQLEPFVTHTMTLDQINEAFELMHEGKSIRAVIHY; encoded by the coding sequence ATGGAAACGAAACAAACCAATTCAACCATCAAATCGCGTGCGGCGGTGGCATTCGCCCCAAATCAACCCTTACAAATTGTGGAAATCGACGTAGAAATGCCGCACAAAGGCGAGGTGTTAATTCGTAACACGCACACTGGTGTGTGCCATACTGATGCATTTACGTTATCAGGAAGCGATCCTGAAGGTGTGTTCCCTGTGGTGCTTGGACACGAAGGTGCGGGTGTGGTCGTTGCTGTGGGCGAAGGTGTGTCAAGCGTAAAACCAGGTGATCACGTCATTCCTCTTTACACCGCTGAATGTGGCGAATGTGAGTTTTGTCGTTCAGGTAAAACCAACTTATGCGTCTCAGTGCGTGATACACAAGGTAAAGGCTTAATGCCAGATGGCACGACGCGTTTTTCTTATCAAGGTCAGCCGATCTATCACTATATGGGCTGTTCTACTTTCAGTGAATACTCAGTTGTTGCCGAAGTTTCACTGGCGAAAATCAATCCAAAAGCAAACCATGAACAAGTATGTTTGCTTGGCTGCGGCGTTACCACAGGTATTGGTGCGGTGCATAACACAGCAAAAGTGCAAGAAGGCGACTCTGTGGCGGTGTTTGGCTTGGGGGCGATTGGTTTGGCGGTGGTGCAAGGTGCGCGTCAAGCCAAAGCCGGTCGCATTATCGCTATTGATACCAATCCTTCAAAATTCGAGCTGGCAAAACAGTTTGGTGCAACTGATTGTTTGAACCCAAACGATTACGATAAACCGATCAAAGATGTGTTGTTAGACATCAATAAATGGGGCATTGACCATACCTTTGAATGTATTGGCAATGTAAACGTAATGCGTCAGGCATTAGAAAGTGCACACCGTGGTTGGGGTCAATCCATTATCATCGGCGTAGCGGGTGCAGGACAAGAAATTTCAACTCGTCCGTTCCAGTTGGTCACAGGTCGTGTTTGGAAAGGCACGGCATTTGGTGGCGTGAAAGGCCGCTCTGAACTTCCGAAAATGGTGGAAGATTCAATGAAAGGCGACATTCAGTTGGAACCATTTGTGACCCACACAATGACGCTCGATCAAATCAATGAAGCCTTTGAGTTAATGCATGAAGGTAAATCGATCCGCGCTGTTATTCATTACTAA
- the cas2 gene encoding CRISPR-associated endonuclease Cas2, translated as MLMLITYDISLEDAEGQARLRRVAKLCLDYGVRVQYSVFECDIAPDQWVVLKDKLLKTYNPETDSLRFYHLGSKWRRKVEHHGAKPAVDVFKDTLIV; from the coding sequence ATGTTGATGCTGATTACTTACGATATTTCGCTGGAAGACGCCGAAGGACAGGCAAGGCTGCGACGCGTGGCGAAATTGTGTCTGGACTACGGCGTGCGCGTGCAGTATTCGGTGTTCGAATGCGACATCGCGCCCGATCAGTGGGTCGTTTTAAAGGACAAACTTTTGAAAACCTACAACCCCGAAACCGACAGCTTGCGCTTTTACCATCTGGGCAGCAAGTGGCGACGCAAAGTGGAACACCACGGCGCAAAACCGGCGGTGGATGTGTTTAAGGATACGTTGATTGTGTAA
- the cas1c gene encoding type I-C CRISPR-associated endonuclease Cas1c — protein MRKLQNTLYITTQGSYLHKERETLVVEQERKKVAQLPVHSIGHIFCFGNVLVSPFLLGFCGENNVNLAFFTENGRFLGRLQGRQSGNVLLRRAQYRVSEQNPVPIARNIIAAKIQASKRVLQRQIRNYGENVAIQSAVDALNISLRQLKGAAELDVVRGIEGDAAARYFGVFGQLLSEKSGFSFDGRNRRPPRDGVNALLSFVYSILGKDISGALQGVGLDPQVGFLHADRPGRDSLAQDILEEFRAWWADRLVLSLINRGQIKPQDFVTEASGAVSLKADARKLLFQALQAKKQEKIVHPFLGEEVEIGLLPYIQAMLLARHLRGDLAEYPPFLMR, from the coding sequence ATGCGCAAACTACAAAATACGCTCTATATCACCACCCAAGGCAGCTATCTGCATAAAGAGCGGGAGACGCTGGTGGTGGAGCAGGAGCGCAAGAAGGTAGCGCAGTTGCCGGTGCATTCCATCGGGCATATTTTCTGTTTTGGGAATGTGTTGGTGTCGCCGTTTTTGCTGGGGTTTTGCGGTGAAAATAATGTGAATTTGGCGTTTTTTACCGAAAACGGACGTTTCTTGGGACGGCTTCAGGGGCGGCAGAGCGGCAATGTGCTGCTACGTCGGGCGCAGTATCGGGTGTCGGAGCAAAATCCCGTGCCGATTGCGCGCAATATTATTGCGGCGAAGATTCAGGCGAGTAAACGGGTGCTTCAGCGGCAGATTCGCAATTACGGCGAGAATGTGGCGATTCAAAGTGCGGTCGATGCTTTGAACATTTCGCTGCGGCAGTTGAAGGGTGCGGCGGAGCTGGACGTGGTGCGTGGTATTGAGGGCGATGCGGCGGCGCGTTATTTCGGCGTGTTCGGGCAGCTTTTGAGCGAAAAAAGCGGCTTTTCTTTTGACGGGCGCAACCGCCGTCCGCCCAGAGATGGGGTAAATGCGCTGTTATCGTTTGTGTACAGCATCTTGGGCAAGGACATCAGCGGCGCGCTGCAAGGCGTGGGGCTGGATCCACAGGTGGGCTTTCTGCACGCCGACCGACCGGGGCGCGACAGTTTGGCGCAGGATATTTTGGAAGAATTCCGCGCATGGTGGGCGGACAGGTTGGTGTTGTCGCTGATTAACCGTGGGCAAATCAAACCTCAGGATTTCGTTACCGAGGCAAGCGGCGCGGTAAGCCTGAAAGCCGATGCGCGTAAATTGTTGTTCCAAGCTTTGCAGGCGAAAAAGCAGGAGAAAATCGTTCATCCGTTTTTGGGTGAAGAGGTGGAAATCGGGCTGCTGCCGTATATTCAGGCAATGCTGTTGGCGCGACACTTGCGCGGAGATTTGGCGGAATACCCGCCGTTTTTGATGAGATAG
- the cas4 gene encoding CRISPR-associated protein Cas4: MIALSTESQRENQDMRLIPLSALQHYAFCPRQCALIHNEQAWAENYLTAQGKALHERVDSGEPETRKGVRFERTVHVSAEKLGISGVLDLVEVETKTGRLKPVEYKRGKPKPGPMDEIQLCAQGLCLEEMTGQTVSEGALWYMQTRHRVPVVFSDDLRAQTLATISAVRDLLNSGQTSPPAYGKRCKACSLVEICQPELLGKRDRSVGYVKGLFGE; this comes from the coding sequence ATGATCGCACTTTCAACCGAAAGCCAAAGGGAAAATCAGGACATGCGCCTGATTCCCCTTTCCGCCCTGCAACACTACGCCTTCTGCCCGCGCCAATGCGCGTTGATTCATAACGAGCAGGCGTGGGCGGAGAACTATTTGACCGCGCAGGGCAAGGCGCTGCATGAACGGGTGGATTCGGGCGAGCCGGAAACGCGCAAGGGTGTGCGCTTTGAGCGGACGGTGCATGTGTCGGCGGAGAAACTGGGCATCAGTGGCGTGCTGGATTTGGTAGAAGTAGAAACGAAAACAGGCCGTCTGAAACCTGTGGAATACAAACGCGGCAAGCCTAAACCTGGCCCGATGGACGAAATCCAGCTTTGCGCCCAAGGCTTGTGCTTGGAAGAAATGACGGGGCAAACCGTCTCTGAGGGCGCGCTGTGGTATATGCAAACCCGCCACCGCGTCCCCGTCGTGTTTTCAGACGACCTGCGCGCCCAAACACTCGCCACCATCTCAGCCGTGCGCGACCTTCTAAACAGCGGACAAACCTCGCCGCCCGCCTACGGCAAACGCTGCAAAGCCTGCTCGCTAGTGGAGATTTGCCAGCCAGAGTTGTTGGGAAAACGGGATAGGAGTGTGGGGTATGTGAAGGGGTTGTTTGGGGAATAG
- the cas7c gene encoding type I-C CRISPR-associated protein Cas7/Csd2 translates to MSLTKKIDFALILKVTNANPNGDPLNGNRPRADFQGFGEMTDVCLKRKIRDRLQDSGESIFVQSDEKKTDGMTSLANRAKDKDVGLGADAFNAKKANKDDTAKKACEKWLDVRSFGQVFAFSGDGSSGISIAVRGPVTIQSAFSVEPINITSTQITKSVSGEGDGTKKSSDTMGMKHRIDHGVYVAFGAMSPQLAERTGFSDGDAEKIKAVLTKLFEGDASSARPEGSMQVLKLIWWEHNSKAGQYSSAKVHGSLKVNADGSYELENLDGLTPQEIDGF, encoded by the coding sequence ATGTCTTTAACCAAAAAAATTGACTTCGCCTTAATTCTGAAAGTCACCAACGCCAACCCTAACGGCGACCCCTTAAACGGCAACCGCCCGCGTGCCGATTTCCAAGGATTTGGTGAAATGACCGACGTGTGCCTGAAACGCAAAATCCGCGACCGCCTGCAAGACAGTGGCGAGAGCATTTTTGTACAATCGGATGAAAAGAAAACCGACGGCATGACCAGCTTGGCCAATCGCGCCAAAGACAAAGATGTCGGCTTGGGTGCGGATGCCTTTAACGCTAAAAAAGCCAACAAAGACGATACCGCCAAAAAAGCCTGCGAAAAATGGCTGGATGTGCGCAGTTTCGGACAGGTTTTCGCATTCAGCGGTGATGGCAGCAGTGGCATATCCATCGCTGTGCGCGGCCCCGTTACCATTCAATCCGCATTTAGCGTTGAGCCGATTAACATCACCAGCACTCAGATTACCAAAAGCGTCAGCGGCGAAGGCGATGGCACGAAAAAAAGCTCCGACACCATGGGCATGAAACACCGCATCGATCACGGTGTGTACGTTGCCTTTGGCGCAATGTCACCACAACTTGCCGAGCGCACCGGCTTTTCAGACGGCGATGCCGAAAAAATCAAAGCCGTACTGACCAAACTCTTTGAAGGCGACGCATCATCCGCCCGCCCCGAAGGCAGCATGCAGGTGTTGAAACTTATCTGGTGGGAACACAACAGCAAAGCAGGGCAATATTCTTCTGCCAAAGTGCACGGTAGCCTAAAAGTGAATGCAGATGGCAGCTATGAACTGGAAAACCTTGATGGTTTAACTCCGCAGGAAATTGACGGCTTCTAA
- the cas8c gene encoding type I-C CRISPR-associated protein Cas8c/Csd1: MSWMQKLYRTYNEIEKNPNLSDSEKEKLAPLWHSPQTAHIQITLDGDGKFLGARVLTDKPIIMLPVTESSEGRTSGLAPHALADSLQYIAKDLGLTYQKEVITETEGKNGKKKKTKTKQEDLIFNLYADQLDKWCVTIDNKKVLAIQKYVHKGTVLADLVKEKVIPVDDNGELLTNWIERENKDKQKPELFNVLTKEQGKFEIRKALVVWSVQIPGDFVPETWKDKEVQQSWGNYYQQTLKSQFCTVTGDEQKIRESHPAKLLYSGDKAKLISSNDKEGFTYLGRFEEANQATTISAEVSHKAHAALRWLIDRQTTARNNEQVTIAWAISCNPVPSPMKDISSEINWDNLDISAVENPDEFSSQTSSEQPSPDWSVNIGRAAAQIIKKKLHGYQAELKAHEQISLIMLDSATPGRMALTYYQEFLPADYFANLDAWIDDFSWYQRYSIEVPNGKKTDKRTQWRFVPPSPYSIAETVYGKSLSDTLKKQLYARLLPVIAGGTSVLIPEDLVRQSFQAACNPNGCENWEWQRNIGVACALYKGWRARHHDLSQRRTYPMSLDTQNRSRDYLYGRLIAQAESMEWYALYLQNGKKTPTRATNAERYFQQFAQRPYSTWRNLASEKLVPYQNYLTSQGKDFYKQAIGEIMELFQRDDYVCDDKLSGEFLLGYHCQKMENAREIAKRKAAKASKAKPTETN, from the coding sequence AAAGAAAAACTAGCACCATTATGGCACAGCCCGCAAACTGCCCATATTCAAATTACTTTGGATGGAGATGGAAAGTTTCTTGGAGCTAGGGTTTTAACTGATAAACCGATTATCATGTTGCCTGTAACTGAAAGCTCGGAAGGGCGGACAAGCGGTTTGGCCCCTCATGCATTGGCGGATAGCTTGCAATATATCGCAAAAGATTTGGGACTGACTTATCAGAAAGAAGTCATTACGGAAACCGAAGGAAAAAATGGTAAAAAGAAAAAAACGAAAACCAAGCAAGAAGATTTGATTTTCAATTTATATGCAGACCAATTAGATAAATGGTGTGTGACGATAGATAACAAAAAGGTATTGGCAATACAAAAATATGTTCACAAGGGGACGGTATTAGCCGATTTGGTAAAAGAAAAAGTTATTCCCGTAGATGATAACGGCGAGTTGCTGACAAATTGGATTGAAAGGGAAAACAAAGATAAGCAAAAACCTGAATTGTTTAATGTTTTGACTAAGGAGCAAGGGAAATTTGAAATCCGAAAAGCTCTTGTTGTTTGGTCAGTGCAAATACCCGGTGATTTTGTTCCTGAAACTTGGAAGGATAAGGAAGTTCAGCAAAGTTGGGGAAATTATTACCAACAGACTTTAAAAAGCCAATTCTGCACAGTAACGGGAGATGAACAGAAAATTCGCGAAAGTCATCCTGCAAAATTACTTTATTCGGGCGACAAAGCAAAATTGATTTCTTCCAATGATAAGGAAGGATTTACCTACCTAGGTCGATTTGAAGAAGCTAATCAAGCGACAACAATTTCGGCTGAAGTATCGCATAAGGCTCATGCTGCGCTTAGATGGTTGATCGATAGGCAAACTACTGCACGAAATAATGAACAAGTTACCATTGCATGGGCAATTAGCTGTAACCCCGTCCCGTCACCGATGAAAGATATTTCCAGTGAAATTAATTGGGATAATCTGGACATCAGTGCGGTCGAAAATCCTGATGAATTTTCATCACAAACATCATCTGAACAGCCGTCCCCCGATTGGTCTGTAAATATCGGGCGTGCTGCTGCGCAAATCATCAAAAAGAAACTGCATGGCTATCAGGCGGAATTGAAAGCCCACGAACAAATCTCCCTGATTATGCTCGATTCCGCCACGCCTGGGCGCATGGCATTAACTTATTACCAAGAGTTTCTGCCTGCCGACTATTTCGCCAATTTAGATGCATGGATTGACGATTTTTCTTGGTATCAGCGTTACAGCATTGAAGTCCCAAACGGCAAGAAAACCGACAAGCGTACCCAATGGCGCTTCGTCCCGCCATCGCCTTACAGCATTGCCGAAACCGTGTACGGCAAATCTCTGTCCGACACGCTTAAAAAACAGCTTTATGCCCGACTTCTTCCTGTTATCGCAGGCGGAACATCCGTGCTGATTCCCGAAGATTTGGTACGTCAAAGTTTTCAGGCGGCCTGCAATCCTAATGGCTGCGAAAACTGGGAATGGCAAAGAAACATCGGCGTTGCCTGTGCCCTATACAAAGGCTGGCGCGCTCGTCATCACGATTTATCACAACGGAGAACTTACCCTATGAGTTTGGATACCCAAAACCGCTCACGCGATTATTTGTATGGCCGATTAATTGCACAGGCAGAAAGCATGGAGTGGTATGCCTTATATCTACAAAATGGCAAAAAAACACCTACTCGTGCGACTAATGCAGAACGTTATTTCCAACAGTTTGCACAAAGGCCATACAGCACATGGCGAAACCTTGCAAGTGAGAAATTGGTGCCATATCAAAATTATCTAACTAGTCAAGGAAAAGATTTCTATAAGCAGGCTATTGGTGAAATTATGGAGCTTTTCCAAAGGGATGATTATGTTTGTGATGACAAATTAAGTGGCGAATTTCTCTTAGGCTATCATTGCCAAAAAATGGAAAATGCCCGCGAAATTGCCAAACGTAAAGCAGCTAAAGCTAGCAAAGCTAAACCAACAGAAACCAATTAA